The Fulvivirga ligni genome window below encodes:
- a CDS encoding ABC transporter permease — MLKNYLKITFRSLWKSKVFVLINVLGMGVSMACCIVAYLNYTFNTDFDKQHVNASEIYRVDFVRDFQGNITNNGIAPQPLANSVRDELTGVEEVVSCLPVYANIRINDDLFATDILYADEGFLNTFTFPLISGVKTDLSDKSKIFISDKVAEKYFGDGEALGKQITHILDSGTQEYVVAGVFEKMPSNSSFQFDAVTLMDNYATTVQRKPLEDWTRWNVMFLQVPDKGDIPAIENQLQKYVPIQNKAREDFKVTSFYLEPFEGMAVRAERDDMRNHWFRNSLPTPAVFAPMIMSFLILLIAISNFTNTSIAISSRRLKEIGIRKVMGSRKGQVIAQFLLENVTLCLLSAIVALIMAEVLAPAYSQMWDFVDLDLNYLTNARFLLFMFGLLILTGILAGSYPAFYISKFEATSILKGTFKFGGTNWLTKALLCMQFSISLIALIAAVAFIQNANYQKEFDFGFEKDGIIYTFINGKQEFEAYKNQLSKNEQITAIGGTKHHIFSSIANDPVKYNSLEFETDIMEVDYDYMDIMGMTLVEGRKFNKDSETDRKESVIINETLAAELGLDEPLGAKLVWADTVPLYVVGVVKDYYSSGLWEEIDPTILRLNKEEEISRIIVKAKVSDLKEVNEFMAAEWKELFPNRMYNAVFMDSDSKEASNVNDNILKLFIFLGLVATLLSASGLFSMVSLNIIKKMKEIGVRKVLGASVSNIAYNLNFQFYIILFIAAILGSLASFYFIDSLMASIWKFYQHTNVLTFLIGIVLILIVSSLTIGSKVFNAASMNPVDTLRDE; from the coding sequence ATGTTAAAAAACTACCTTAAAATCACCTTTCGTAGCCTTTGGAAAAGTAAAGTATTCGTACTCATTAATGTTTTGGGTATGGGTGTTTCCATGGCTTGCTGTATTGTAGCCTACCTTAATTATACATTCAATACTGATTTTGATAAGCAGCATGTAAATGCCAGCGAAATTTATAGGGTGGATTTTGTTAGAGATTTTCAGGGCAATATCACAAATAATGGTATTGCTCCTCAGCCGTTAGCGAATTCGGTGAGAGATGAACTGACTGGAGTGGAGGAGGTGGTGAGCTGCTTGCCAGTTTATGCCAACATTAGAATCAATGACGACCTTTTCGCTACAGATATCCTTTATGCTGACGAAGGGTTTCTAAACACTTTTACCTTTCCACTGATAAGTGGGGTAAAGACCGATCTTTCAGATAAGTCGAAAATCTTTATAAGTGACAAGGTGGCGGAGAAGTATTTTGGAGATGGGGAAGCTCTGGGAAAGCAAATCACTCACATTCTGGATAGTGGAACTCAAGAATATGTGGTGGCTGGGGTATTTGAAAAAATGCCTTCTAACTCCAGCTTTCAGTTCGATGCAGTTACTCTAATGGATAACTATGCCACCACTGTGCAGCGCAAACCTCTAGAAGACTGGACCCGATGGAATGTTATGTTCTTGCAGGTGCCTGATAAAGGGGATATTCCGGCTATCGAAAATCAGCTGCAAAAATATGTGCCCATCCAAAATAAAGCCCGCGAAGACTTTAAGGTGACGTCTTTCTATCTGGAGCCTTTCGAAGGAATGGCTGTACGGGCAGAGCGAGATGATATGCGTAATCATTGGTTTAGGAATAGTTTGCCTACTCCTGCCGTGTTTGCACCTATGATCATGTCTTTTCTCATTTTGCTGATAGCTATTTCCAATTTTACCAATACTTCCATAGCTATTTCAAGCAGAAGGTTGAAGGAGATAGGAATTAGAAAGGTGATGGGAAGCCGTAAGGGACAGGTAATCGCTCAGTTTTTATTGGAGAATGTTACCCTGTGTTTGCTATCTGCTATTGTAGCCTTAATCATGGCCGAAGTTCTGGCTCCGGCTTACAGCCAAATGTGGGATTTTGTGGATCTTGATCTTAATTATCTCACTAACGCCAGGTTCTTGCTCTTCATGTTTGGTCTATTGATCCTGACAGGTATTCTGGCCGGTAGCTACCCTGCTTTTTATATCAGCAAGTTCGAGGCAACCAGTATTTTGAAGGGGACTTTCAAATTTGGAGGTACTAACTGGCTAACTAAGGCGCTTTTGTGTATGCAGTTTAGCATCTCTCTTATTGCACTTATTGCAGCTGTGGCGTTCATTCAAAATGCTAATTATCAGAAAGAGTTCGATTTTGGATTTGAAAAGGATGGTATCATTTACACCTTCATTAATGGTAAACAAGAGTTCGAAGCTTACAAAAATCAATTATCTAAGAATGAGCAGATTACAGCCATAGGAGGCACCAAGCATCATATTTTTTCGTCAATAGCGAATGACCCTGTCAAATATAATTCCCTTGAATTTGAAACTGACATCATGGAGGTGGATTATGACTATATGGACATCATGGGCATGACGCTGGTTGAAGGAAGGAAGTTCAATAAAGACTCTGAAACTGATAGAAAGGAATCAGTCATCATTAACGAAACCCTGGCTGCCGAATTGGGTTTAGATGAGCCCCTGGGAGCCAAGCTGGTATGGGCTGATACCGTGCCGCTTTATGTGGTGGGCGTTGTGAAAGATTATTACTCCAGCGGCCTTTGGGAAGAGATCGATCCCACCATATTACGTTTAAATAAAGAAGAGGAAATAAGCCGCATCATTGTAAAGGCAAAAGTTTCTGACCTGAAAGAGGTAAATGAATTTATGGCTGCGGAGTGGAAGGAGTTATTTCCTAACCGCATGTATAATGCAGTATTCATGGACAGCGATAGTAAAGAGGCCAGCAATGTGAATGACAACATCCTAAAGCTATTCATTTTTCTTGGTCTGGTAGCTACTTTGCTTTCGGCCAGCGGCTTGTTCAGCATGGTATCCTTAAATATTATCAAGAAAATGAAAGAGATAGGGGTGAGGAAAGTGTTGGGAGCCTCGGTGTCTAACATAGCTTATAATCTTAATTTCCAGTTTTACATTATTCTATTTATAGCAGCCATTTTAGGGTCATTGGCCAGCTTTTATTTTATAGATTCTTTAATGGCGAGCATCTGGAAGTTTTATCAGCATACCAATGTGCTTACTTTTCTCATTGGCATTGTGCTGATATTAATTGTTTCATCTCTCACAATAGGGTCAAAAGTGTTTAATGCAGCTTCCATGAATCCGGTGGATACGCTGCGAGATGAATAA
- a CDS encoding ABC transporter ATP-binding protein: MIKIKNLQKVYTTDEVETTALNSINIEIKEGEFVAIMGPSGCGKSTLLNILGLLDNPSDGEYHFGEHEVSDYSERQRAQLRKGSIGFVFQSFNLIDELTVFENVELPLLYLKVPSAERKQRVEEVLERMNIMHRRNHFPQQLSGGQQQRVAIARAIVAKPSVILADEPTGNLDSANGEEVMKLLAELNEEGTTIIMVTHSPYDANYAHRIINLFDGKVVTENIKEQFHI; this comes from the coding sequence ATGATAAAAATTAAAAATCTCCAAAAGGTTTATACTACAGATGAGGTAGAAACTACTGCTCTGAACAGTATAAACATAGAAATTAAAGAAGGTGAATTCGTTGCCATTATGGGGCCTTCTGGTTGTGGTAAATCAACCCTTCTAAATATTTTAGGTTTATTAGATAACCCTAGCGATGGTGAATATCACTTTGGAGAGCATGAGGTTTCTGATTACTCTGAAAGACAGAGAGCACAGTTGAGAAAAGGATCTATCGGGTTCGTATTCCAAAGCTTTAACCTGATAGATGAGCTTACTGTATTTGAAAACGTAGAGCTTCCACTTCTTTATTTAAAAGTGCCATCTGCTGAGCGTAAACAAAGAGTAGAAGAGGTTTTAGAGAGAATGAATATCATGCATAGAAGAAATCATTTCCCTCAGCAGCTTTCTGGTGGTCAGCAGCAGCGTGTGGCTATTGCCAGAGCTATAGTGGCTAAACCAAGTGTAATTCTGGCGGATGAGCCTACTGGTAACCTTGATTCTGCTAACGGTGAAGAAGTAATGAAGCTTTTAGCTGAGTTGAATGAAGAGGGTACAACAATCATCATGGTGACTCACTCTCCTTATGATGCTAATTATGCGCACCGAATCATCAACTTATTCGATGGTAAAGTGGTAACTGAAAATATCAAAGAGCAATTTCATATTTAA
- a CDS encoding efflux RND transporter periplasmic adaptor subunit — MDRKIKKKKWTLKKLATIGGAAVVVGFIFYLLVFADRRSKLKVEKDKITISSVKRGIFQERIPQTGTVEPSVTFYLDAIEGGNIKKVYKESGAMLEKGDVIVELSNLNRELSVLSQEAGLNESINRVRQTRLSLEQNDLQQQQTLAQIDNELAKLKPQYDRQKMLYGKKLISKQEFEQTEADYNYNLKRRKITYTSYKNDSLSRVRQLTQLNRSERRMTQSLEGVGQILDNLTIKSPINGQLSTPPLFEGQAVSQGQRLGQVDKIGSYKVRVPIDELYLPRISTGLNATTTFANKDYKLVITYIYPTITNGRFEVDMEFEGDSPEGIRRGQSLRLRIELGQSSEELLLPVGGFYKDTGGNWVFVVSEDGSSAERRKIRLGRKNPENFEVLEGLKPGEKVITSSYDNFGDNEVLVLN, encoded by the coding sequence ATGGACCGGAAAATCAAGAAAAAGAAGTGGACACTTAAAAAGTTAGCCACGATCGGTGGAGCCGCTGTAGTAGTAGGCTTTATATTCTATCTTTTGGTATTTGCTGATAGAAGATCCAAACTGAAAGTAGAGAAAGATAAAATCACTATATCATCAGTGAAAAGGGGAATATTTCAGGAAAGGATACCTCAGACCGGAACCGTAGAACCGAGCGTTACCTTCTACCTTGATGCCATTGAAGGTGGTAACATCAAGAAGGTATACAAAGAAAGTGGAGCAATGCTTGAAAAAGGCGATGTCATAGTGGAGCTATCTAACCTTAACAGAGAGCTGAGCGTACTTTCTCAAGAAGCAGGTTTGAACGAAAGTATCAACCGTGTTCGCCAGACCAGACTTTCTCTGGAACAGAATGACTTGCAGCAGCAACAAACTCTGGCTCAGATAGATAACGAGCTCGCTAAGCTAAAGCCTCAGTATGACAGACAGAAAATGTTATATGGTAAGAAGCTGATCAGCAAGCAGGAGTTTGAGCAGACAGAAGCAGATTATAACTATAACCTTAAGCGTAGAAAGATTACTTATACCAGCTATAAGAATGATTCATTATCTCGTGTGAGACAGCTTACTCAGCTGAACCGTTCTGAAAGAAGAATGACTCAGAGTTTAGAAGGCGTTGGTCAGATCTTGGATAACCTTACCATTAAGTCACCAATAAACGGTCAGCTTTCAACACCTCCTTTGTTTGAAGGTCAGGCGGTGAGTCAGGGGCAGAGGCTTGGTCAGGTAGATAAGATTGGAAGTTATAAGGTGAGAGTTCCTATAGATGAACTTTACCTACCTAGAATTTCTACCGGCTTAAATGCTACTACCACTTTTGCTAATAAGGATTACAAACTGGTGATCACTTACATATACCCGACTATTACTAACGGTAGATTTGAAGTAGATATGGAGTTTGAAGGTGATTCTCCGGAAGGAATAAGAAGAGGTCAATCCTTAAGATTAAGAATTGAATTAGGTCAGTCTTCAGAAGAATTACTATTACCTGTAGGTGGCTTTTACAAAGATACTGGTGGTAACTGGGTGTTTGTAGTAAGTGAAGATGGTTCTTCTGCGGAACGTAGAAAAATAAGACTTGGGCGTAAAAACCCTGAGAACTTCGAAGTGCTGGAAGGCTTAAAGCCGGGTGAAAAGGTAATTACCTCCAGCTATGATAACTTCGGTGATAATGAAGTACTTGTGTTAAATTAA
- a CDS encoding sigma-54-dependent transcriptional regulator gives MVEKSEKIGRILIVDDNEDLLKAAKIFLKRHFAQVDLEKNPQSIPALITNDDYDVILLDMNFTKDVSSGKEGYYWLEKILEIDPSAVVVLITAYGDVQMAVKAIKAGATDFVLKPWENEKLLATLFSAMKLRQSLQQVEDLMTKQKEINLQINSKYENIIGQSPAIRRVFETIDRVAATDANVLILGENGTGKELVARAIHNNSGRKDQVFVNVDLGSVSETLFESELFGHKKGSFTDAKEDRAGRFEIANNGTLFLDEIGNLSLPLQAKLLTAIQNRRVSRVGSNKEVNIDIRLVCATNMPLYDMVKDNKFRQDLLYRINTIEIELPPLRDRLEDIPLLAEHFLKQYSQKYGKPALKISDGATSRMQKHSWPGNIRELQHAIERAVIMSGSQVLQPEDFNFNAQPQNSMEGENVMLDQFKLEDVEKILIRKVLKKYNGNITQAASELGLTRSSLYRRLEKYGL, from the coding sequence ATGGTTGAAAAAAGTGAAAAGATAGGCCGCATACTTATTGTTGATGACAATGAAGACTTATTAAAGGCAGCGAAAATTTTCTTAAAGCGTCATTTTGCGCAGGTAGATCTGGAGAAAAACCCTCAATCCATACCTGCCCTCATCACCAATGATGACTATGATGTGATCTTGCTGGACATGAATTTCACTAAAGATGTAAGTAGTGGTAAGGAAGGATATTATTGGTTGGAGAAGATCCTTGAAATAGATCCGTCTGCAGTAGTGGTGCTAATTACAGCTTATGGTGATGTACAGATGGCCGTAAAAGCCATAAAGGCCGGAGCTACAGACTTCGTTTTAAAACCATGGGAGAATGAAAAATTACTAGCCACTCTTTTCTCTGCTATGAAATTAAGGCAAAGCTTACAACAGGTGGAAGACCTTATGACCAAGCAAAAGGAAATCAACCTGCAGATTAACTCGAAGTATGAGAATATCATAGGTCAAAGCCCGGCCATCAGAAGAGTATTCGAAACTATAGACCGTGTAGCTGCTACGGATGCCAATGTTTTGATTCTAGGAGAGAATGGAACCGGTAAAGAATTGGTTGCCAGAGCTATACATAACAATTCAGGTCGTAAAGATCAGGTTTTCGTTAATGTAGATTTAGGTTCAGTTAGCGAAACACTATTTGAAAGTGAGCTTTTTGGGCATAAGAAGGGTTCATTTACAGATGCCAAGGAAGATAGAGCCGGTCGTTTTGAAATTGCCAACAATGGAACCTTATTTTTAGATGAAATAGGCAACCTGTCCCTGCCACTTCAAGCCAAGCTGCTCACTGCCATTCAGAACCGAAGGGTAAGCCGTGTAGGATCAAACAAAGAAGTAAATATTGATATCCGCTTAGTCTGCGCCACTAACATGCCGCTGTATGATATGGTGAAAGACAATAAGTTCAGGCAAGATTTACTTTACCGCATCAACACCATTGAAATAGAACTACCTCCACTACGAGATAGACTGGAAGATATACCGCTATTGGCAGAACATTTTCTAAAACAATACTCACAGAAATATGGCAAACCAGCACTGAAGATTAGTGATGGAGCCACCAGCAGAATGCAGAAGCACAGCTGGCCGGGAAACATTAGAGAATTACAACATGCCATAGAACGTGCCGTAATTATGAGCGGATCTCAGGTACTTCAGCCAGAAGATTTTAACTTTAACGCGCAGCCGCAAAACAGCATGGAAGGTGAAAATGTAATGCTGGATCAATTTAAACTGGAAGACGTAGAAAAAATCCTGATAAGAAAAGTGCTTAAGAAATACAACGGAAATATTACCCAGGCGGCTTCAGAGCTAGGCCTAACCAGATCATCACTCTATAGAAGATTAGAAAAGTATGGTCTATAA
- a CDS encoding sensor histidine kinase — translation MVYKDFRFKVALRVILLGITMAIFTYCIQSSTLFITGLIIGIIVLLELIEIFHFISNTNRKLTRFLESVKYSDFASGFSSDNKLGQSFKDLNQAFNEVLEAFRKARSEKEEHLQYLHTVVEHVSTGLMSFDDHGKVELMNATAKRFLKVDQLRNIEELIAKQSRLYKVLFDLPTGKSTLFRSEGDVQLAVHATELILRGKKIKLVALQNIQPELQKKELEAWQNLTRVLRHEIMNSITPIASLTSTMKDILMEDLTKQEDHYTLIEETVEDLQDGLGTIEGRSQGLIKFIDAYRDYTSIPLPQVKVIKVSHLLEHISQLMKVEIKKANVHYSCEVNDESLELNIDEELIEQVLINLIKNAIEALEETEKPTVAVSAYTDSNSNIIISVRDNGPGIIREALDQIFIPFYSTKKRGSGIGLSLSRQIMQLHNGSLSVDSEPNEFTEFTLTF, via the coding sequence ATGGTCTATAAGGATTTTAGATTTAAAGTAGCTCTTAGAGTTATCCTTTTGGGTATCACTATGGCTATTTTCACTTATTGCATTCAGTCTTCCACACTCTTTATTACAGGTCTCATCATTGGTATCATTGTGTTGCTAGAGCTGATTGAGATCTTTCACTTTATTTCTAACACTAACCGGAAGCTCACCAGATTTCTGGAATCTGTAAAGTATTCAGATTTCGCCTCTGGCTTCTCGTCTGATAACAAATTAGGCCAAAGTTTTAAAGACCTTAATCAGGCGTTTAACGAGGTACTGGAGGCCTTCAGAAAAGCTCGCTCTGAAAAAGAAGAGCACCTTCAATATCTGCATACGGTTGTAGAGCATGTAAGTACTGGACTTATGTCTTTTGATGATCATGGCAAAGTAGAGTTAATGAATGCTACAGCCAAGCGCTTTCTAAAAGTAGATCAGCTCCGCAACATTGAAGAGCTCATTGCCAAGCAGTCTCGCCTTTATAAAGTTTTGTTTGACTTGCCCACCGGCAAAAGCACCTTATTCCGCAGTGAAGGAGATGTACAACTCGCCGTGCATGCAACCGAACTTATTCTGCGAGGCAAAAAGATTAAGCTGGTTGCGCTACAAAACATTCAACCAGAACTTCAAAAGAAAGAACTAGAAGCCTGGCAAAACTTAACGCGCGTGCTCAGACATGAGATCATGAATAGCATTACCCCAATTGCGTCACTCACCTCCACCATGAAAGACATTCTTATGGAGGACTTAACCAAGCAGGAGGATCATTATACATTGATTGAAGAAACGGTAGAAGACCTACAGGACGGTCTGGGTACCATAGAAGGCAGAAGCCAGGGCCTGATAAAGTTCATTGATGCCTACCGAGATTACACGTCCATTCCTTTGCCTCAGGTGAAGGTTATAAAAGTGAGCCACCTGTTGGAGCACATTTCACAGTTGATGAAAGTAGAGATTAAAAAGGCCAATGTTCATTACTCCTGCGAAGTGAACGATGAAAGTCTGGAGCTTAATATAGATGAAGAGTTAATAGAGCAAGTGCTTATCAATCTCATAAAAAATGCCATTGAAGCGCTGGAGGAAACGGAAAAACCAACAGTAGCCGTATCTGCTTATACAGATTCAAATAGCAACATTATTATTTCAGTAAGAGACAATGGCCCAGGTATAATAAGAGAAGCTTTAGATCAGATTTTCATACCGTTCTATTCCACTAAGAAGCGTGGCTCCGGCATTGGACTGAGTCTTTCGCGGCAGATCATGCAGCTACATAATGGATCACTGAGTGTAGACTCTGAGCCTAACGAATTCACAGAATTCACACTAACATTCTAA
- a CDS encoding HNH endonuclease, with amino-acid sequence MNRKVLVLNQDFSPISVCTVQRAFLLTYTKKTELVASANGHKLHSVSQSFPMPSVIRLIRYVHVPYKGVALTRQNVFKRDGFACQYCGTRKDLTLDHVIPRSKGGKSTWNNLVTACKRCNTRKGDNSPEEVGIMLKIVPFRPNYVMFLRDFSGFHGGEWIPFLKSKRN; translated from the coding sequence ATGAACCGTAAGGTGTTAGTTTTAAACCAGGATTTTAGTCCTATTTCGGTATGTACAGTTCAGCGAGCCTTTCTTCTTACCTACACTAAGAAAACGGAGTTAGTGGCTTCTGCCAATGGGCATAAGCTTCATTCTGTGTCGCAGAGTTTTCCAATGCCTTCGGTTATTCGCTTAATCAGATACGTACATGTGCCTTATAAGGGGGTAGCGCTTACCCGCCAAAACGTGTTCAAGAGAGATGGCTTTGCCTGCCAATATTGTGGAACGCGCAAAGACCTCACCCTCGATCATGTTATCCCTCGCTCAAAAGGAGGTAAGTCTACCTGGAATAATTTGGTGACCGCATGTAAGCGATGTAACACCCGAAAAGGCGATAATAGCCCTGAAGAGGTGGGAATAATGCTCAAAATCGTTCCATTCAGGCCTAACTATGTCATGTTCCTCAGAGATTTCTCCGGATTTCATGGTGGCGAATGGATACCTTTCTTAAAATCGAAGCGCAATTAG
- a CDS encoding C40 family peptidase, producing MEIEEKGICRLSVVPVRKEGSDKSEIVTELLFGEHYTVTEVSKDKKWLKILIHFDKYEGWLDAKQHTRISDEYFNQINNVDYKICTELSSSILYKKHQLPIVMGSILPISTNEIFKVEEQLAFNGESKSLSQKREFDFLKQIACKYLNAPYLWGGRSPFGIDCSGFTQIIFRICGYTLPRDSSQQVKAGSAVASVEESKPGDLAFFQNDKGTIIHVGLILNQKDIIHASGMVRIDTLDEQGILNKETNTYSHQLSSIRRIIKD from the coding sequence ATGGAAATAGAAGAAAAAGGTATTTGCAGGCTTAGTGTTGTTCCGGTAAGAAAAGAAGGTAGTGACAAGAGTGAAATTGTTACTGAATTACTTTTTGGAGAGCACTATACGGTAACTGAAGTATCTAAAGATAAAAAGTGGCTTAAAATATTAATCCATTTTGATAAATACGAAGGTTGGTTAGATGCCAAGCAGCATACCCGCATTTCAGATGAGTATTTTAATCAGATTAATAATGTAGATTATAAAATCTGTACAGAGCTGTCTTCCAGCATATTATATAAAAAACATCAGCTGCCTATCGTGATGGGTAGCATCTTGCCTATCTCTACCAATGAAATTTTTAAGGTGGAGGAGCAGCTGGCTTTTAATGGTGAAAGCAAAAGCCTGAGTCAGAAGCGAGAATTTGATTTTCTAAAGCAAATAGCCTGTAAATATCTTAATGCACCTTACTTGTGGGGTGGTCGTTCTCCGTTTGGTATTGACTGCTCAGGGTTTACTCAAATCATTTTTAGAATTTGCGGATATACCTTGCCGCGGGATTCGTCTCAGCAGGTAAAGGCAGGAAGTGCCGTAGCCTCAGTGGAAGAATCTAAGCCAGGAGATCTGGCGTTTTTCCAAAATGACAAGGGTACCATCATCCATGTTGGCTTAATTCTTAACCAAAAAGATATCATTCATGCATCAGGAATGGTGCGTATAGACACCCTTGATGAACAAGGAATTCTGAACAAAGAAACCAATACATACTCGCACCAATTATCTTCAATAAGGCGAATTATTAAAGATTAA
- the smpB gene encoding SsrA-binding protein SmpB, translated as MTKEKTRFSNNINIKNRKARYEYEFIDTFIAGMALKGTEIKSIREGKVNLLDGYCFFSKGELFAKGIHITPYAQGSFYNHDSNRERKLLLKKKELDRLETKMTEKGLTIIPSRLFINDRGLAKLEIALAKGKKLHDKRDSIKEKDVKRELEKIKY; from the coding sequence ATGACGAAAGAAAAGACAAGATTTTCTAATAATATTAATATAAAGAACCGAAAAGCCAGGTATGAGTATGAGTTTATAGATACTTTTATAGCTGGTATGGCGTTGAAGGGTACTGAGATAAAATCCATCAGAGAGGGTAAAGTGAATTTGCTAGATGGATACTGCTTTTTCAGTAAAGGAGAGTTGTTTGCCAAAGGCATTCACATTACGCCATATGCCCAGGGTTCTTTCTATAACCATGATTCTAATCGTGAAAGAAAGCTTTTGTTAAAGAAAAAAGAGTTAGACAGACTTGAGACTAAAATGACAGAGAAAGGTCTAACTATTATTCCTAGCAGGCTTTTCATTAATGATCGTGGTTTGGCCAAGTTAGAAATAGCGCTGGCTAAGGGTAAAAAACTGCATGATAAGAGGGACAGCATCAAAGAAAAAGACGTAAAAAGAGAACTAGAAAAAATAAAATACTGA
- a CDS encoding thioesterase family protein, translated as MKNIFQPGDIKMYSKEILPDDVASFHGEVVHYVCSTFTLAREIEYASRLFVLEMKDDDEEGIGTQLEIKHLSPAFVGQKIDISVTIKSLQKNELICDYEVKVGDRLIATGITGQKILKKDRIKEIFSTFE; from the coding sequence ATGAAAAACATATTTCAGCCTGGCGATATCAAAATGTATAGCAAAGAGATATTGCCAGATGATGTGGCCTCATTTCACGGTGAAGTGGTTCACTACGTGTGTTCTACTTTCACTTTAGCCAGAGAGATAGAATATGCATCACGACTGTTCGTGCTGGAAATGAAGGATGATGATGAGGAGGGAATAGGTACTCAACTGGAAATTAAACATTTATCTCCTGCTTTCGTTGGACAGAAAATCGATATCTCCGTAACTATAAAGTCATTACAAAAGAATGAACTTATATGCGATTATGAGGTTAAAGTAGGAGATAGGCTAATAGCGACAGGAATTACCGGTCAAAAGATTTTAAAAAAAGATCGCATAAAAGAGATTTTTTCTACCTTTGAGTGA
- the tsaD gene encoding tRNA (adenosine(37)-N6)-threonylcarbamoyltransferase complex transferase subunit TsaD, giving the protein MNPTILAIESSCDETSAAIIKNGKVLNNIIATQSVHEKYGGVVPELASRAHQQNIVPVIAEALETAGVDKKELDAIAFTRGPGLLGALLVGTSFAKSMALSLNIPLIEVNHMQAHILAHFIDDPKPSFPFLCLTVSGGHTQLVVVKSALEMEVIGETQDDAVGEAFDKSAKLLDLPYPGGPLIDKYAAMGNPDAYDFPNTEMPGLNYSFSGIKTAFLYFLRDNKKKNLNFIEENLYDICASLQKALIRMLMQKLKRASNETGIREIAIAGGVSANSGLRTELDNLAKDKGWNVYVPDFQYCTDNAGMIAIAAHFKYLNKQFSELDISPMARMKI; this is encoded by the coding sequence ATGAACCCCACTATACTTGCTATAGAATCATCATGCGATGAAACTTCTGCTGCAATTATTAAAAACGGCAAAGTACTTAATAATATTATTGCTACACAATCGGTTCACGAAAAATATGGTGGCGTGGTGCCAGAATTAGCATCAAGAGCTCATCAACAGAACATTGTGCCAGTAATAGCAGAGGCTTTAGAAACCGCAGGAGTAGATAAGAAGGAGTTGGATGCCATAGCATTTACACGTGGTCCTGGTCTACTGGGAGCACTTTTGGTTGGTACTTCCTTTGCTAAATCAATGGCCTTAAGCCTGAATATACCACTAATAGAGGTAAATCACATGCAGGCGCACATACTGGCCCATTTTATAGATGACCCTAAGCCCTCGTTTCCCTTCCTCTGCTTAACGGTAAGTGGAGGCCACACCCAGCTGGTGGTAGTGAAGAGTGCTTTAGAGATGGAGGTAATTGGTGAAACGCAGGACGACGCTGTAGGGGAGGCCTTCGATAAATCTGCCAAACTTCTGGATCTTCCTTATCCGGGTGGTCCACTAATTGATAAATATGCTGCCATGGGCAACCCAGATGCCTATGATTTTCCAAATACGGAAATGCCAGGATTGAATTATTCATTCAGCGGTATAAAAACGGCATTCTTATATTTTCTTCGAGATAATAAGAAAAAGAACCTCAATTTTATTGAGGAAAACCTTTATGACATCTGTGCCAGCCTTCAGAAGGCATTAATACGCATGCTCATGCAAAAGCTGAAGCGTGCCAGTAATGAAACGGGCATCAGAGAGATAGCTATTGCAGGTGGTGTTTCTGCTAACAGCGGTCTGAGAACAGAGCTTGATAATCTGGCTAAAGATAAGGGCTGGAATGTATACGTGCCTGACTTTCAATATTGCACCGATAACGCTGGTATGATTGCTATTGCGGCACATTTTAAATATCTTAATAAACAGTTCAGTGAGTTAGATATTAGCCCTATGGCTAGAATGAAGATTTAA